The following proteins are encoded in a genomic region of Ailuropoda melanoleuca isolate Jingjing chromosome 10, ASM200744v2, whole genome shotgun sequence:
- the DOC2A gene encoding double C2-like domain-containing protein alpha isoform X1, whose translation MRSSPGWLSAPDSALFSLAAAGVASRHRPACTCRPPQCLGTCWRHRHSQGCHMRGRRGDRMTINIQEHMAINVCPGPIRPIRQISDYFPRRGPGPEGGGRDFREAPAHLAPLALAPPAALLGATTPEDGAEVDSYDSDDTTALGMLEFDLLYDQASCTLHCSILRAKGLKPMDFNGLADPYVKLHLLPGACKANKLKTKTQRNTLNPVWNEDLTYSGITDDDITHKVLRISVCDEDKLSHNEFIGEIRVPLRRLKPSQKKHFNICLERQVPLASPSSMSAALRGISCYLKELEQAEQGPGLLEERGRILLSLSYSSRRRGLLVGIVRCAHLAAMDVNGYSDPYVKTYLRPDVDKKSKHKTCVKKKTLNPEFNEDFFYEMELSALATKTLEVTVWDYDIGKSNDFIGGVSLGPGARGEARKHWSDCLQQPDAALERWHTLTSELPPAAGALPSA comes from the exons ATGCGAAGTTCTCCGGGGTGG ctcTCAGCGCCGGACTCCGCGCTCTTCTCGCTGGCCGCCGCGGGAGTCGCCAGCCGCCACCGCCCAGCCTGTACCTGCCGTCCCCCCCAGTGCTTGGGCACCTGTTGGAGGCACAGACACAG CCAGGGGTGCCACATGAGGGGCCGCAGGGGCGACCGCATGACCATCAACATCCAGGAGCACATGGCCATCAACGTGTGCCCCGGGCCCATCCGGCCCATCCGGCAGATCTCTGACTACTTCCCCCGCCGGGGACCAGGACCCGAAGGCGGGGGCAGGGATTTCAGGGAGGCCCCTGCTCACCTGGcccccctggccctggcccctcCTGCAGCCCTCCTTGGGGCTACCACACCCGAGGATGGAGCTGAGGTGGACAGCTACGACTCGGATGATACCA cCGCCCTGGGCATGTTGGAGTTTGACCTTCTCTACGACCAGGCCTCCTGCACTCTGCACTGTAGTATTCTCAGGGCCAAG ggcCTCAAGCCCATGGATTTCAACGGCCTGGCGGACCCCTATGTCAAGTTACATCTGCTGCCTGGGGCCTGCAAG GCCAATAAGCTAAAAACTAAGACTCAGAGGAACACGCTGAATCCCGTGTGGAATGAGGATCTGACGTACAGTGGGATCACGGATGATGACATCACCCACAAGGTGCTCAG GATCTCCGTCTGTGATGAGGACAAGCTGAGCCACAACGAATTTATCGGGGAGATCCGAGTACCCCTCCGCCGCCTCAAGCCTTcacagaagaaacattttaacATCTGCCTTGAGCGCCAGGTCCCG CTGGCTTCACCCTCCTCCATGTCGGCGGCACTGAGGGGCATCTCCTGttacctgaaggag CTGGAGCAGGCCGAGCAGGGGCCTGGGCTGCTGGAAGAGCGCGGGCGGATCCTGCTGAGCCTCAGCTACAGTTCCCGGCGCCGGGGGCTGCTGGTGGGCATCGTGCGCTGCGCCCACCTGGCTGCCATGGACGTCAACGGCTACTCCGACCCCTACGTCAAGAC GTACCTGAGGCCTGACGTGGACAAGAAATCCAAGCACAAAACGTGTGTGAAGAAGAAGACTCTCAATCCGGAATTCAATGAG GACTTCTTCTACGAGATGGAGCTCTCTGCTCTGGCCACCAAGACTCTGGAAGTCACAGTCTGGGACTATGACATCGGCAAATCCAACGACTTCATCG GTGGCGTGTCCCTGGGGCCCGGGGCCCGGGGCGAGGCCCGGAAGCACTGGAGCGACTGTCTGCAGCAGCCAGACGCAGCCCTGGAACGCTGGCACACCCTGACCAGCGAGCTGCCCCCCGCGGCCGGTGCCCTGCCCTCAGCCTGA
- the C10H16orf92 gene encoding uncharacterized protein C16orf92 homolog — translation MGLWQWAWAWVWLVGLGAIKTGGKLSWEQWEEEVLGVKGQSALGAGRPSKGLLLPPHVSPTLPIQHGPSHGELTPSRESANTLGRGAESLLFIDRPDFFDYPDSDQARLLAVAQFIGEKPVIFVNSGSNSEFFHHILVGALVVAFLFLLYQFCTHMNWQKGA, via the exons ATGGGGCTGTGGCAGTGGGCATGGGCATGGGTGTGGCTGGTCGGGCTGGGGGCCATAAAAACAGGTGGGAAGCTGTCCTGGgagcagtgggaggaggaagTCTTGGGGGTGAAGGGTCAATCTGCCTTAGGAGCTGGGAGGCCAAGCAagggccttcttctccctccacatgtctctcccaccctccccatccAGCATGGGCCTTCGCATGGAGAGCTCA CACCCAGCCGGGAGAGTGCCAACACCTTGGGCCGGGGAGCAGAGTCTCTGCTCTTCATAGACAGACCTGACTTCTTTGATTACCCAGACTCAGACCAAGCCAGGCTCCTGGCCGTAGCCCAGTTTATTGGAGAGAAACCTGTCATCTTTGTTAACTCAG GATCCAACTCCGAGTTCTTCCATCACATCCTTGTGGGTGCTCTGGTGGtggccttcctcttcctcctttaccAGTTCTGCACACACAT GAACTGGCAGAAAGGGGCCTGA
- the DOC2A gene encoding double C2-like domain-containing protein alpha isoform X2 — MRGRRGDRMTINIQEHMAINVCPGPIRPIRQISDYFPRRGPGPEGGGRDFREAPAHLAPLALAPPAALLGATTPEDGAEVDSYDSDDTTALGMLEFDLLYDQASCTLHCSILRAKGLKPMDFNGLADPYVKLHLLPGACKANKLKTKTQRNTLNPVWNEDLTYSGITDDDITHKVLRISVCDEDKLSHNEFIGEIRVPLRRLKPSQKKHFNICLERQVPLASPSSMSAALRGISCYLKELEQAEQGPGLLEERGRILLSLSYSSRRRGLLVGIVRCAHLAAMDVNGYSDPYVKTYLRPDVDKKSKHKTCVKKKTLNPEFNEDFFYEMELSALATKTLEVTVWDYDIGKSNDFIGGVSLGPGARGEARKHWSDCLQQPDAALERWHTLTSELPPAAGALPSA, encoded by the exons ATGAGGGGCCGCAGGGGCGACCGCATGACCATCAACATCCAGGAGCACATGGCCATCAACGTGTGCCCCGGGCCCATCCGGCCCATCCGGCAGATCTCTGACTACTTCCCCCGCCGGGGACCAGGACCCGAAGGCGGGGGCAGGGATTTCAGGGAGGCCCCTGCTCACCTGGcccccctggccctggcccctcCTGCAGCCCTCCTTGGGGCTACCACACCCGAGGATGGAGCTGAGGTGGACAGCTACGACTCGGATGATACCA cCGCCCTGGGCATGTTGGAGTTTGACCTTCTCTACGACCAGGCCTCCTGCACTCTGCACTGTAGTATTCTCAGGGCCAAG ggcCTCAAGCCCATGGATTTCAACGGCCTGGCGGACCCCTATGTCAAGTTACATCTGCTGCCTGGGGCCTGCAAG GCCAATAAGCTAAAAACTAAGACTCAGAGGAACACGCTGAATCCCGTGTGGAATGAGGATCTGACGTACAGTGGGATCACGGATGATGACATCACCCACAAGGTGCTCAG GATCTCCGTCTGTGATGAGGACAAGCTGAGCCACAACGAATTTATCGGGGAGATCCGAGTACCCCTCCGCCGCCTCAAGCCTTcacagaagaaacattttaacATCTGCCTTGAGCGCCAGGTCCCG CTGGCTTCACCCTCCTCCATGTCGGCGGCACTGAGGGGCATCTCCTGttacctgaaggag CTGGAGCAGGCCGAGCAGGGGCCTGGGCTGCTGGAAGAGCGCGGGCGGATCCTGCTGAGCCTCAGCTACAGTTCCCGGCGCCGGGGGCTGCTGGTGGGCATCGTGCGCTGCGCCCACCTGGCTGCCATGGACGTCAACGGCTACTCCGACCCCTACGTCAAGAC GTACCTGAGGCCTGACGTGGACAAGAAATCCAAGCACAAAACGTGTGTGAAGAAGAAGACTCTCAATCCGGAATTCAATGAG GACTTCTTCTACGAGATGGAGCTCTCTGCTCTGGCCACCAAGACTCTGGAAGTCACAGTCTGGGACTATGACATCGGCAAATCCAACGACTTCATCG GTGGCGTGTCCCTGGGGCCCGGGGCCCGGGGCGAGGCCCGGAAGCACTGGAGCGACTGTCTGCAGCAGCCAGACGCAGCCCTGGAACGCTGGCACACCCTGACCAGCGAGCTGCCCCCCGCGGCCGGTGCCCTGCCCTCAGCCTGA
- the TLCD3B gene encoding ceramide synthase: MLTPMVAGGVVFPGLFLLSKNTLQRLPQLRWEEADAVIVSARLVSSVQAVMASTAGYIVSTSCKHIIDDQHWLSSAYTQFAVPYFIYDIYAMFLCHWHKHQVKGHGGDEGGARAPGSTWAMARGYLHKEFLMVLHHAVMVLVCFPLSVVWRQGKGDFFLGCLLMAEVSTPFVCLGKILIQYKQQHTLLHKVNGALMLLSFLCCRVLLFPYLYWAYGRHAGLPLLAVPLAIPAHVNLGAALLLAPQLYWFFLICRGACRLFRPRGSPPPSPCQIQD, from the exons ATGCTGACCCCAATGGTGGCTGGGGGGGTGGTGTTCCCCGgactcttcctcctctccaagaACACGCTCCAGCGGCTGCCCCAGCTGCGCTGGGAGGAGGCTGACGCGGTCATTGTCTCAGCCAG GCTAGTGTCCTCTGTCCAAGCCGTCATGGCCTCCACCGCTGGCTACATCGTTTCCACCTCCTGCAAACACATCATTGATGACCA ACACTGGCTTTCCTCTGCCTACACGCAATTTGCAGTGCCCTACTTCATCTATGACATCTACGCCATGTTCCTCTGTCACTGGCACAAGCACCAGGTCAAGGGGCACGGAGGGGACGAAGGGGGAGCCAGAGCCCCGGGCAGCACCTGGGCCATGGCGCGCGGCTACCTGCACAAGGAGTTCCTCATGGTTCTCCACCACGCCGTCATGGTGCTCGTATGCTTTCCGCTGTCGGTG gTGTGGCGTCAGGGCAAGGGAGATTTCTTTCTAGGCTGCTTGCTGATGGCTGAGGTCAGCACCCCCTTCGTCTGCCTTGGCAAGATCCTCATCCAG TACAAGCAGCAGCACACTCTGCTGCACAAGGTGAACGGGGCCCTGATGCTCCTCAGCTTCCTCTGCTGCCGCGTGCTGCTCTTCCCCTACCTGTACTGGGCCTACGGGCGGCACGCTGGCCTGCCGCTGCTCGCCGTGCCGCTCGCCATCCCGGCGCACGTCAACCTGGGCGCCGCGCTGCTCCTGGCCCCCCAGCTCTACTGGTTCTTCCTTATCTGCCGCGGGGCCTGCCGCCTCTTCCGGCCCCGGGGCTCCCCGCCGCCCTCTCCCTGTCAGATCCAGGACTGA
- the LOC109490902 gene encoding uncharaterized LOC112694756 homolog isoform X1: MDASSSPWNPAPAPVSSPSLLLPIPAIVFIAVGTYLLLLGAVLLARHCLLAQGCCTDCSSPCKKQGASRPQDCCWTCAEACDFPLPSPAHCLDACCPQPTEAVSSRPSPDPLSPDLGPLWAFFRWWCTTTWEAEPLLWARPRSGDWVSGRQPKTP; encoded by the exons ATGGAC GCCTCCTCTAGTCCGTGGAATCCAGCCCCGGCTCCCGTCAGCAGTccttccctgctgctccccatccCTGCCATCGTGTTCATTGCTGTGGGGACCTATTTGTTGCTGCTCGGCGCGGTGCTGCTGGCTAGGCACTGCCTGCTG GCCCAGGGCTGCTGCACAGACTGCAGCTCGCCCTGCAAGAAGCAAGGCGCCTCCAGGCCCCAGGACTGTTGCTGGACCTGTGCCGAAGCCTGCGACTTCCCTCTGCCTAGCCCAGCCCACTGCCTGGAtgcctgctgcccccagcccaccGAAGCTGTGAGTTCTCGTCCCAGCCCTGACCCCCTGAGCCCTGACCTGGGCCCTCTCTGGGCATTCTTTCGTTGGTGGTGTACAACAACATGGGAGGCTgagcccctgctctgggcccGGCCCCGTTCTGGGGACTGGGTCAGTGGGAGACAGCCAAAGACGCCGTGA